From Quercus lobata isolate SW786 chromosome 1, ValleyOak3.0 Primary Assembly, whole genome shotgun sequence, one genomic window encodes:
- the LOC115974598 gene encoding GEM-like protein 4 has protein sequence MKSSLQELVLGIPISSAAYKVDRSPIKGYLPDPANQCNISSLKGSADTVLNRKNKSGKNGASFALGVREHVRIGPKITETVKGKLSLGARILKVGGVEKIFKRFFSVREGEKLLKASQCYLSTTAGPIAGLLFISTDKIAFCSERSIKISSPNGEMKRIHYKVMIPLKKIERVNQSENVKKPSEKYMEVVTVDNFDFWFLGFLNYQKAFKYLQEAISQA, from the exons ATGAAATCCTCACTTCAGGAACTTGTTCTTGGAATACCAATAAGCTCGGCAGCATACAAAGTTGATAGGTCACCAATAAAGGGATACTTACCTGATCCTGCTAACCAATGCAATATTTCATCACTTAAAG GTAGTGCAGATACAGTGCTTAATAGAAAGAACAAGTCGGGGAAAAATGGAGCCAGTTTTGCACTTGGAGTCCGAGAACATG TGAGAATAGGGCCCAAAATCACTGAAACAGTGAAAGGAAAGTTGAGCTTGGGGGCTAGAATTCTTAAAGTAGGTGGTGTGGAGAAAATATTCAAGCGGTTTTTCAGTGTTAGAGAAGGAGAGAAGTTACTGAAGGCTTCCCAATGCTATTTATCAACCACAGCTGGTCCTATAGCAGGCCTCCTCTTTATTTCCACAGATAAGATTGCATTCTGCAGTGAGAGATCAATCAAAATCTCTTCTCCAAATGGCGAGATGAAAAGAATCCATTACAAG GTCATGATTCCACttaagaaaatagagagagtgaACCAAAGTGAGAATGTAAAGAAGCCATCAGAAAAGTACATGGAAGTAGTTACTGTTGATAATTTTGACTTCTGGTTTCTGGGCTtcttaaattatcaaaaagctTTCAAGTATCTTCAGGAAGCAATTTCTCAAGCTTAG
- the LOC115973790 gene encoding putative GEM-like protein 8, translated as MKSSLQELVLGIPISSAAYKVDRSPIKGYLLDPASQYNNPSRKGSADTGLKRKNKAGKKGTTFAHGVREHVRIGPKITETVKGKLSLGARILRVGGVEKVFKRLFSVREEEKLLKASQCYLSTTAGPIAGLLFISTDKIAFCSERSIKISSSDGEMKRIHYKVLIPLTKIKRVNQSENVKRPSEKYMEIVTVDNFDFWFMGFFNYQKAFKYLQEAISQA; from the exons ATGAAATCCTCACTTCAGGAACTTGTTCTTGGAATACCAATCAGCTCAGCAGCATACAAAGTTGATAGGTCACCAATAAAGGGGTACTTACTTGATCCTGCTAGCCAATACAACAATCCATCACGTAAAG GTAGTGCAGATACAGGGCTAAAAAGGAAGAACAAGGCAGGGAAAAAAGGAACCACTTTTGCACATGGAGTCCGAGAGCATG TGAGAATAGGGCCCAAAATCACTGAAACTGTGAAGGGGAAGTTGAGCTTGGGGGCTAGAATTCTTAGAGTAGGTGGTGTGGAGAAAGTCTTCAAGAGGTTATTCAGTgttagagaagaagaaaaactattGAAAGCTTCCCAATGCTATTTATCAACCACAGCTGGTCCTATAGCTGGCCTACTCTTTATCTCCACAGACAAAATTGCATTCTGCAGTGAGAGATCAATCAAAATCTCTTCTTCAGATGGCGAGATGAAAAGAATCCATTATAAG GTCTTGATTcctttaacaaaaataaagagagtcAACCAAAGTGAGAATGTAAAGAGACCTTCAGAGAAGTACATGGAAATAGTTACTGTCGATAATTTTGACTTCTGGTTTATGGGTTTCTTTAATTATCAGAAAGCTTTCAAGTATCTTCAGGAAGCAATTTCTCAAGCTTAG
- the LOC115965731 gene encoding GEM-like protein 4 — MKESLQRQVISSAAFLVEKSPKKYLPGPSSQYNLNGSPTCKQSKVGSVLSRMNKLGEKADRLRHGVKEHVRLAPKITETLKGKLSMGARILQVGGVEKIFKQLFSVREEEKLLKASQCYLSTTAGPIAGLLFISTDKIAFCSDKAIKFSCPNGEVIRVHYKVLIPVRKITTVNQSENVKKPSQKYIDIVTTDNFEFWFMGFIDYQRAFKYLQQAVFQA, encoded by the exons ATGAAAGAATCCCTTCAGCGACAAGTAATTAGCTCAGCAGCATTCCTAGTTGAGAAGTCACCAAAGAAATACTTGCCTGGTCCTTCTAGCCAATACAATCTAAATGGTTCTCCAACATGCAAGCAAA GTAAAGTAGGCTCTGTTCTTAGTAGGATGAACAAACTTGGAGAAAAAGCAGACAGGCTTAGGCATGGAGTCAAAGAGCATG TGAGATTGGCGCCCAAGATCACTGAAACTTTGAAGGGAAAGTTGAGTATGGGGGCTAGAATTCTTCAAGTAGGTGGGGTGGAGAAGATCTTCAAGCAGTTATTTAGTgttagagaagaagagaaactGTTGAAGGCTTCCCAATGCTATTTATCAACCACAGCTGGACCTATAGCAGGTCTCCTCTTTATCTCCACAGACAAGATTGCCTTTTGCAGTGATAAAGCCATCAAATTCTCTTGTCCAAATGGAGAAGTCATTAGAGTACATTACAAG GTCTTGATCCCAGTAAGAAAGATAACGACAGTCAACCAAAGTGAGAATGTGAAGAAGCCTTCACAAAAGTACATAGATATAGTTACCACAGataattttgagttttggttcATGGGTTTCATAGATTATCAGAGAGCTTTCAAATATCTTCAGCAAGCAGTCTTTCAAGCTTAA